The Rhodamnia argentea isolate NSW1041297 chromosome 7, ASM2092103v1, whole genome shotgun sequence genome contains the following window.
aatgggcacgggtaatattttgaattagaaaatatttaaccactcaatttgagtttcgtgatgcggaacatagtacgtTTGAAATctaagtggtggaagagtcaccaaatcgagtatccggttatcgccctcatcgctcgtcaaatattagaaccccttcttcaacggttgcggttgaacaagcatttagtttggaggattaattttggactctcgcgttcaagattaagcccggactcgtggagctcaagcttgtgtcggcgattggacgggCGAaattcgacaccaagagttagatcgtgaacacgaattttttagcgatgatgttggagataccaccgccacgggtaccacaacgggtagcgacgattgacgatgaggtaagttggggttctcaaggtaaaagaactacatgggttttgattcttctatccccaagaagatatgtaggtcgcttaatgataattcattaagttcaagcccattccttcttttttttttttccatattttattacaatgtacaatttaattgtattttataatttataatttattatatttattttattatttattattttaaaattattattaaaaatgaatcggaatgaaccggaaccggcccgaaccgccggttccacctttgGAACCGACCGCCGGTTCTCGACGcgggttccaccgaaccggccgcgtcTACAAGTGCCCCTATTTTCTTAAAAGAGGTCTCAAACtgaatcttttttaaataaagacgtGAAGTAGCcatgacaatttcaaataaggatatgaccTCGCCGGGCGATGGTAAGGGTTGCGGCCTTCGATAGCCACgagcgagggcaacccttgcctagCCCTCTCGGGGCATCACGGAGAGTAGCCATCGCCTAAGACCCATTActagaaggaaagaaaaaatagaaaaaaaaaaatctgattctCCTCATATATGCTCTCTTCAGAAATCCTATTATGGTCTTACACATCCTctcttgggatttttttttttctggctatATCCCCATTTATCTTATTCTGGATAGTTGTCAAATACAAAATAGGAcaaaaacatatcatatcctggCTTATATTTTGACGATCAAACATAGCCTTAAGGTTTCGTATTTGCTTTTCTAGAATTCATTCCATTTCGGTCACTTGCTCAATGGAACGAAATCAAGAATAATGCTAGATCAAGACCAGTTTACAAATTGATATAAGTACAAGTGGTCACAGTCAATGCGCAATTAAAATCGGCGATATCTTTTAACAAATCAATTGTTGTAACAGATGCGTAAAGTATTAGGGAACTAACTCCAATAAACTGTAAGTAGAACAAATAACGGGGCATGCGTATCATGATAAAAACGAGATAACTAAGAAGAGGCCGACGATCAATTGTATTAGCaggaaaatttctcaaaaaagtcAATATTATAATGGTGTCAActcaattttactttttcttttttgtcaattgattcctaaacattttctatttgtaataattcagtccatttgattaGCCGGCAATGGCgtaacaaatttttaataacattttaatattttttagtaattttttaataattttttttattagggccAACAAGAGGCCGCTGGTCCTTGGGCCAAGGCCTTGTGAGCCCTCTCTCATAGCTGGGCGAGGGTCGAGAACCCTCGTAGCTGGGCAAGGGCCGCAAATCCTCACCCAAGGCTGGCGGATGTCGTGGCCTACTATTagccataacaaaaaaaaaaggacaaaaaaattattaaaatttcattaaaatttggccacattatcgtcGGTCGGTCGAAtaaattgaattagcataattgtaaaagatttagaactcaattggtaaaaaaaaaaaagtttagaactgaattagcacagtTGTAATAAGTTAAAGACTTTTTGAGTAATTTTCCGGGTATTAGTATCCATCTTCGGACCCTAACATGTCTAGCATTGTTCCATACGTACATGCGAAGCCCCAGGGTAGGTTGAGCAATGACGCCAATGCAATGtcgagaaaaggagagaaaagaagaagaagaataagaatttGGGCCCAGAAAGTCATCCAATTTCTCGGTCATTGTCTGCGATTCGAAGAACACGCGAGAGCAATCCATGGGACAAACTGAGCCACCCGATAAGAATGACGAACCATTCAGTCCCCCTGCCTGCTTCAATGTCTCCATCCTCCAATCTCCAAATCTTTcacgtctctctctcttgaagaaGGACGAGCGTCTGACTCTTTGAAAGGTGCACATCTGATTCGATAAGACCGCGTGGATTTCGGTTTTCGAGCTTTCGGTTCGGTCCTAGAACTAGGAGCGTTTGCTTGTCAAACACGAGACTCCTTCCAACACGACATACATTGTTTTTAGACATTGACCCACCGTGACGCGACGCCAAACAACAGCAAAGGCCATGATGTTTTCTGGCGTTTGACCTGCGCACGCAGCTAAATGTTAGTCTCCGTCACGAGATAGACATTTAAGCCAGACGAATGGCCATGGGAATGGTCTACTTACGTTAGCGTTAATCGTCGCAAAACTCGCCCATCTTCGTTCACGGGTTAGAACTAGGAATTTTATGCCGAGGAACACCGTCGTGTAACATATCTGGGATCTAGTAGATGTTAAAGTCTTCGTATCATCACTTTGAAAAATCTCGGGGCGCAGATTCGCGACGAAGGAGACAGCACCTCGTGACGGGTTCGAAGAACCGGAGAAGAAGGCTAAGCCATCTCCCAGTTCATGCATCCACAAAAGGGAATTATAATAAGACCACCGTTATCTGAAGAGAGATCCAGAAGGGTATTGGATTTTAGCTCCTAAAAAGAGTAACGAAATCTTTTGAGGATACGTAAGTACCTCAAAATCCCACTCCATATCATCCCCCATGCAATAAGATTTGGTcatttcttttcccatttttaccACAATCTTGACAAATTTGAAAGGACAAATCAAAAGGGTCTTTTTTTCCCGGAATCTACTGGAGAAGGATGAGagtttttgtccaaaaataggGCCGATATCTCGTATCTACGAACTAGATGATCGGGTCTAAATCTCTTTTATCCCGACTCACCCATGATTAAGAAAGTAATTAAGTTTCCATTACAAACGGTGGTGTTCGTGCTAGTCCAAGATTGGCCAGCTAGATTCGAGAAGGGATTGCTTGTCTAGGCTCATCCATTGTGCACTCCGGACGAATCGGGTTCGAGCGGATCGCCACGACCATGATCGTATGAAACGATGTCTTCACTTCTCACCAGACCAGATTGCACTCATATCAGAACCATTAACATAAATGCTCAACGGAGCGAGATTGTGCGAGTGCAGTAAGGTTATGCCAATGTGTTAAAGTTAAGCCACTTcttgcgacattcgacgcaaatTACAAAGCAAAGAGTCTGATTCTGTTGCGCGAAAGTTGCAAATAGACTATTATTTGgataaaaaaggcaaagaagctAAGATGATCAACCACTCTCAGCCACAACAGCGCCAGTAGCATCACCATTGTCGACGAGGGTTTTGGCGGTGATGACTTCTTGATTCTTGGTGGAGGCCAGtttggagagagagacgggGTACTTGAGGGCGTTGAGCTCGACCTTGCGGAGGGCGGCTCGGCCCAAGTCGATGCCGCAGGCATCGGAGAGCTGAACCAGGTAGAGCAGCACGTCCGAGAGCTCCTCGCCCAAGTGCACCCGCTCCTCCTCTTTCCAATCCGGAAGTCCCTTAGGAACCTCCCCTTTCCACTGGAATATCTCCGACAGCTCTCCGACTTCACCCACCTGCGCGAACaatcaaattattaaaaaaataaataaataaaattattaaaattttcattagctgatcaaatagattgaattgacataattaaaaaaaaaaaaattggtcctTGCATTTTGCCTAGCGACATACGAACGGTGACGGATGCTAAAATCCAGAAAACCCCGTAGATTATAATATGTAACTTATCAATTATGCCGAACACCAAGTGATGGGTCCGTGCGCACGAGATCCATTGATCAATCGACACCAAAGAAATGCCATTTACTTTGGACTCCATGTCTGCAGAACTGATTCACACGCTCGTTGGAAAAACTGTAGACATACGCGCACGAATTCATCAGATGACTTTGATCTTTTGCGAAGCAAGAGAAGATCAGCCaaaaaagttttcttctttttgactttttggtcCAACAAGTAATCACCCAAAATTGGCAAAACCACGAAGACAAAGCAAGTACCCAGAAACGACAGGCGAAAGGCGAAGAACAAACAGGAAAAGAGGGTGATGATGGGACAGGAATTTTCTCAAACAGTTTGGGATCGGTTTATCGCCCAGCAACATGTAAGGTCGAAAGTAATAAGGAGAGAGGGGACTACCAGAGCCAAGAGGAGGTTTCTGGGGCTGTGAAACTGATCCCAGTTTCTCTCCCTGGCGAAGTCGGCCATCTTCTGCTTCAGAAGACCGAGGGTCACGCTCTGATCTCCCTCTTtgaccattctctctcttcttccacaCGCAAGTACTCCGATACGAGCGATGGGCGACGAAGGGTTCTGGTGCAACTTTCTCGGGAAAGAGAGAGTTTCAGGTACttgtagagagagagcgagggagagagagaagagcgtGAGGGTGTTGTCGTCTCCGTGCCAGTTTTTAAGGGGGCAAAGCTCAGCACGTCATTTAATTTCGAGGTTAACTTAATTAATGATTCATTCTTGTTTAAGGTGGTAGGATAAGGTCACGAGCCAATGATGGGAATGTTTTTTTAATGCGCTTTGAAAATCACATCCTTTGTCTTATGGAAATATGTTTACACTTGAAAGTCAATCAAGTCATCAATTTTTTGAaccccaaaataaaaaaggtcaTCAATTTTTTACCAAGAGAACGTAGGTCTTCAACTCCgtatctcaaattttttttggtcaaaatgtcTCAAAATTAGTTACGAAGAACTTTTTAACGTGTAATTGTAGGAAGATTTTCATTCATCCGTAGTATCTATGAATATTTATGCCTATAACTATACTAGACCGAACATTTATTGAATGTACTTCGTAGCTATCTTTCATTGCAAATACTCGCCATTCTTTCATAGTTAGCGGTGCATGGTCAATAAGCAACTGTTTCTTTCAAAAAGTTAGAGAAAGACGAACAATTGTCCGCGCACGATCAAGGATTGTTCATTCCATACATAAACTGAAAATGCTTAAGTCCAtctttctttaaaacaaaaGATGGCGATGATCCAAGAATTGTCCGAAAAGTTGAAGAACGAGGATGGAATAGAAATTAGGGAAATTTTTAAGTCCGTCGCCTATAAAACTAAAGTGCTTATGCTAGTTTGTGTATACGGAggacaaacccaaaaaaaacctATGTGTACGGAATTAATTTCCGAAACCGAATTCTTTCCGATATAATTCCAATGATGGGTTTAAATTACTTCTTATATCGTTGGTGGATTTAATTAAAAACCCTAAAAGATATAAGAAACAATTTAGATTTGCCTCACTTCCTCTtcataaaaacttcaaattttaatattaatttccCACACCAATTCTCATTTCctcctttcctctttcttttaaCCCAGAGCATTGATGTAACAAAGACAATAAAGCTTCCTCTATCCTATTTTTTAACAAACGAACGTGCTCTTGCGGGTCCCCCTTCTGCTTCTGGCCATATAATTTGTTTAACGCATATTTTGGCAACGATGCAATGTAACCGACCTAcaaattttatttctatttgATGCAATACGTGTTGTACATACTACTTTCGATTAACTTGTGTTGACACGAAGGAATGATCAACTTTTTGTTATCCGATAATAGCAGACTTTGATGAACAATAAAAGTCATCGATTAAAAAAATCGTAGACAACTTGAAGAGCATGAATACAACAAATATCAGCTATCGATAATAAACTTTATTTGGAATGCAATCATCGACATCAACATGTAACTGCGAATAGTGATATTTTTGGACATATAACTTCTTTTAAATAAATGTTACTAGATATTAGGTAACTGTTGGGTGTATGTTTAGTGctgcttttttagaatttttgtaactttttgtgGATAAGTAATGTTCTAACTTCTTATAATCGCACATGAATTAGTAAGTTATTTGTTTTGGAAACATGAATAGAAAgttatctttttaaatttaatgaCAGTTTATAACCATCAATTATAAGCtttaaatagcttttttttgttttgttgtaaAGACCCCATTCAATTACCAAACTTAACACTATttgcaaatttatcattttatttacttGGCAGGAAGTGATTGCTCTAGTTTTCGTAcctttaagtttttttatttactttcttgTCTAAAATCAACAAATAACCATTCACAACCTTTGTTGATCATATCTATACATCCacattttttaaagatatttcatTGACACTTCCCGGCAAAATATCTTTTTAGCACACCAAATAGGACGAATTTTGTTGTTTTGAGGAGACTACGAACCCAAGAACCAGAAATCAACAAGAGTCTAATAATGTTGTTGGCAACAATAATCTAGTGCCACAAATTGGTGACCAAATTGCTGCGCACTCCAAATCTTCAGCTGTTGATCGAGCAATAGAAGAAGGCCAACACAAGGGGGCGGACCTTCTACAACTTCTCGCATGAAGAGGTTATTCAAAGAGCTGTGAAACGACATGGCCAATTACATTGAGTCATATATCAGGTGTAATCAAATCCATCGTCATCAATGTTGTATTGACCATTCAATCGCCACTAGTCAATCCAATGGTAGCTACGTTATTAATTCCTCTCCATTTATTGATGCTAATAGTGATGGTCAAAAGAATCAAATTGATGATAAAAATTTGGTAAATCAAATTGGTCGACAGGCCGATCAATGGGCCAAAAATTAAAGTTGTAAGGCAAGTGGCTCCATTGGTACCGACCAATGTGAATATTCCTATTAGGCATAACATGCTGATCAAATAGATAGTCTAGCAACACCAGCATTATCTTATAGGGGCAAGATGGCCAACTAAATGTACAATTCAATCCAGCACAGTTTGTCAAAAAAGGTCGACGAGGATTGGGATTAGAGAAGGGTGTTACCATATTTGTTTATAGGAAACTACAATCTGAATGGGTaaataatcattctttttcaaGAAGTTTCAAAATGCCTCATTTTACCATTTTTGCTGGCAAAGATGAACAATTAACTGTTGAACACATCGTTCAATTTTATAG
Protein-coding sequences here:
- the LOC115731475 gene encoding dCTP pyrophosphatase 1, yielding MVKEGDQSVTLGLLKQKMADFARERNWDQFHSPRNLLLALVGEVGELSEIFQWKGEVPKGLPDWKEEERVHLGEELSDVLLYLVQLSDACGIDLGRAALRKVELNALKYPVSLSKLASTKNQEVITAKTLVDNGDATGAVVAESG